One stretch of Jiangella gansuensis DSM 44835 DNA includes these proteins:
- a CDS encoding CpaF family protein yields the protein MDQNLVRTLREEVADTLARQRRDDAANGIPPMSAEDERQFARAVIGRVLDAHARTEIAAGRTPPSAEEEEEISSGIHAALFGVGRLQPLLDDLDVENIDINGCDQVFIQYADGREVVGAPVAESDDELVELVQILGAYSGLTSRPFDSANPQLDLRLPDGSRLSAVMGVCARPSISIRRARLSRVHLDDLVTYGSVTEELAAFLSAAVAARKNIMIAGATNAGKTTMLRALANEIPPAERLITVERALELGLGEFADLHPNVVAFEERLPNSEGQGAITMAELVRRSLRMNPSRVIVGEVLGDEIVTMLNAMSQGNDGSLSTIHANSSIEVFNRISTYAIQSVERLPVDATMMLIAGAIDFVVFVEKRNEFSEGGRLRRFVSSIREINGVDGRVLSSEIFAAGPDGVAVPAAPIACIDDLIAVGYDAHASQVIA from the coding sequence ATGGATCAGAACCTCGTCCGTACCCTGCGCGAAGAGGTCGCCGACACTCTCGCGCGGCAGCGGCGCGACGACGCCGCCAACGGCATCCCGCCCATGTCGGCGGAGGACGAGCGGCAGTTCGCCCGGGCCGTCATCGGCCGCGTCCTCGACGCGCACGCCCGCACCGAGATCGCGGCCGGGCGCACGCCGCCGTCGGCGGAGGAAGAGGAGGAGATCTCCTCCGGCATCCACGCCGCGCTGTTCGGTGTCGGCCGGCTGCAGCCGCTGCTGGACGACCTCGACGTCGAGAACATCGACATCAACGGCTGCGACCAGGTGTTCATCCAATACGCCGACGGCCGCGAGGTGGTCGGTGCGCCGGTCGCCGAGAGCGACGACGAGCTCGTCGAGCTGGTCCAGATCCTCGGCGCCTACTCCGGCCTCACCAGCCGGCCGTTCGACTCCGCCAACCCGCAGCTGGACCTGCGGCTGCCCGACGGCAGCCGGCTCTCGGCGGTCATGGGGGTGTGCGCCCGGCCGTCCATCTCCATCCGCCGTGCCCGGTTGTCCCGGGTGCACCTGGACGACCTGGTGACCTACGGCTCGGTCACCGAGGAGCTCGCGGCGTTCCTGTCCGCTGCCGTCGCTGCCCGCAAGAACATCATGATCGCCGGGGCCACCAACGCCGGCAAGACCACGATGCTGCGTGCGCTGGCCAACGAGATCCCGCCGGCCGAGCGGCTCATCACCGTCGAGCGGGCGCTGGAGCTCGGCCTCGGCGAGTTCGCCGACCTGCACCCGAACGTCGTCGCGTTCGAGGAGCGGCTGCCCAACTCCGAGGGGCAGGGCGCCATCACCATGGCCGAGCTGGTCCGCCGCAGCCTGCGTATGAACCCCAGCCGGGTCATCGTCGGCGAGGTGCTGGGCGACGAGATCGTCACCATGCTCAACGCGATGAGCCAGGGCAACGACGGCTCGCTGTCCACCATTCACGCCAACAGCTCCATCGAGGTGTTCAACCGCATCTCGACCTACGCCATCCAGTCGGTCGAGCGGCTGCCGGTCGACGCCACCATGATGCTCATCGCGGGCGCCATCGACTTCGTCGTCTTCGTCGAGAAGCGCAACGAGTTCTCCGAGGGCGGCCGGCTGCGCCGGTTCGTGTCCAGCATCCGCGAGATCAACGGTGTCGACGGCCGGGTCCTGTCCAGCGAGATCTTCGCCGCCGGCCCGGACGGCGTCGCGGTCCCGGCCGCACCGATCGCCTGCATCGACGACCTCATCGCGGTCGGCTACGACGCGCACGCGAGCCAGGTGATCGCGTGA
- a CDS encoding type II secretion system F family protein: MSLTILLITLIGAAIGAAVLLLIIAIRGSEPKPPRPNASRRSLVEKLGRQTVFGIGAGIATLALTRWPVAAVGGGLLVAFWPALFGGAREERTAIARLEGLAAWTESLRDTIAGAVGLEQAIPATVYAASPAIQPQLRLLADRLRIRMPMPEALQRFADDLDDASADLVVSALILNARLRGPGLRQVLGSLADSARAELDMRQRVMAGRASTRRSVQIVVGVSLFFMIGLSLLNRDFVAPYSTPVGQIVLGVVIAIFAAGFLWMRRLAKFEMPARFLVTASEPGEVRS; this comes from the coding sequence GTGAGCCTCACCATCCTGCTGATCACGTTGATCGGCGCCGCCATCGGGGCGGCGGTGCTCCTGCTGATCATCGCGATCCGGGGGAGTGAGCCGAAGCCGCCCAGGCCGAACGCCTCTCGTCGTTCCCTGGTGGAGAAGCTCGGCCGGCAGACGGTGTTCGGCATCGGCGCCGGAATCGCCACCCTGGCCCTGACCCGGTGGCCGGTCGCGGCCGTCGGCGGCGGGCTGCTGGTGGCGTTCTGGCCGGCGCTGTTCGGCGGAGCCCGCGAGGAGCGTACGGCCATCGCCCGGCTGGAGGGCCTGGCGGCCTGGACGGAGTCGTTGCGCGACACCATCGCCGGTGCGGTCGGCCTCGAGCAGGCCATCCCGGCCACCGTGTACGCCGCGTCGCCGGCCATCCAGCCGCAGCTTCGGCTGCTGGCCGACCGGCTGCGCATCCGGATGCCGATGCCCGAGGCGCTGCAGCGTTTCGCCGACGACCTCGACGACGCCAGCGCCGACCTCGTGGTGTCGGCGCTCATCCTCAACGCGCGGCTGCGCGGGCCGGGCCTGCGTCAGGTACTCGGTTCGCTGGCCGACTCCGCCCGCGCCGAACTCGACATGCGGCAGCGGGTCATGGCCGGGCGGGCGAGCACCCGCCGCTCGGTGCAGATCGTCGTCGGCGTCAGCCTGTTCTTCATGATCGGCTTGTCGCTGCTCAACCGCGACTTCGTCGCGCCGTACTCCACCCCGGTCGGCCAGATCGTGCTCGGCGTCGTCATCGCGATCTTCGCCGCCGGCTTCCTCTGGATGCGCCGGCTGGCGAAGTTCGAGATGCCGGCCCGGTTCCTCGTCACCGCCTCCGAGCCCGGCGAGGTGCGGTCATGA
- a CDS encoding type II secretion system F family protein, whose amino-acid sequence MTMILLAGAVVGVGVLLLGVMLSTQRVNPAAALARLDAERSRARREQLVNSSAGVSTLAGESASMRRLGGQLRGSLEGIGLDLGSIRRDLSLLGRTLEGHLATTVLCALGGFLMPVVLAAILSFADVGFSLPASAVLGLFLALIFGLIPTLTARSSAADRRRDFRHVVGSFLDLVAMNLSGGRGVPEALQAASSLSDGWAMVRIRDTLLTARLHGVTPWAALGELGDEVGVDELRDLAAALALVAEDGAKVRESLSARAGSLRRRELAEVEGKAGQRSQSMLVAQLVLCVGFLLFLVYPALIGVLDQS is encoded by the coding sequence ATGACGATGATCCTGCTGGCCGGTGCGGTGGTCGGCGTCGGCGTCCTGCTGCTGGGTGTCATGCTCTCCACGCAGCGGGTCAACCCGGCGGCGGCCCTGGCGCGGCTCGACGCGGAGCGTTCGCGCGCGCGCCGCGAGCAACTGGTGAACAGCTCGGCGGGCGTCTCGACGCTGGCCGGTGAGTCGGCGTCGATGCGCAGGCTCGGCGGCCAGCTGCGCGGCTCGCTGGAAGGCATCGGGCTCGACCTCGGCTCTATCCGCCGCGACCTGTCGCTGCTGGGCCGCACCCTGGAAGGGCACCTGGCCACCACCGTGCTCTGCGCGCTGGGCGGGTTCCTGATGCCGGTCGTCCTCGCGGCCATCCTGTCGTTCGCCGACGTGGGTTTCAGCCTGCCGGCCTCGGCGGTGCTAGGGCTCTTCCTGGCGCTGATCTTCGGGCTGATCCCGACCCTGACCGCGCGCTCCAGCGCCGCCGACCGGCGCCGCGACTTCCGGCACGTCGTCGGTTCGTTCCTCGACCTGGTGGCCATGAACCTCTCCGGTGGCCGGGGCGTGCCGGAGGCGCTGCAGGCGGCGTCGTCGCTCAGTGACGGCTGGGCGATGGTCCGCATCCGCGACACCCTGCTCACCGCGCGGCTGCACGGCGTCACACCGTGGGCGGCGCTGGGCGAGCTGGGCGACGAGGTGGGCGTCGACGAGCTGCGTGACCTGGCGGCGGCGCTGGCGCTGGTGGCCGAGGACGGCGCCAAGGTGCGTGAGTCGCTGTCGGCCCGCGCCGGCTCGTTGCGCCGTCGTGAACTGGCCGAGGTCGAGGGCAAGGCCGGGCAGCGCTCGCAGTCCATGCTCGTCGCGCAGCTGGTGCTGTGTGTCGGCTTCCTGCTGTTCCTCGTCTATCCCGCCCTGATTGGAGTGCTCGACCAGAGCTGA
- a CDS encoding TadE/TadG family type IV pilus assembly protein, translating into MLARFERLRSRSERGASSIELALYTPIMFLIIFVIVQFTLTWHGNQIAAAAAREAAREARIGGGTPEALAAAEARGREYAEAVGNGHLIVIEVEAVNLGDNVRVTVTGRATEIVNNLAPQVSQTVEGPIEQFVPDL; encoded by the coding sequence GTGCTGGCACGGTTCGAACGGCTACGGTCGAGATCAGAGCGGGGAGCGAGCTCCATCGAGCTCGCCCTGTACACCCCGATCATGTTCTTGATCATCTTCGTGATCGTGCAGTTCACGCTGACCTGGCACGGCAACCAGATCGCGGCGGCGGCGGCCCGGGAGGCCGCCCGCGAGGCGCGCATCGGCGGCGGGACCCCGGAGGCGCTGGCCGCCGCCGAGGCACGCGGACGCGAGTACGCCGAGGCCGTCGGCAACGGCCACCTCATCGTCATCGAGGTCGAGGCGGTGAACCTCGGGGACAACGTCCGGGTGACCGTCACCGGCCGGGCCACCGAGATCGTCAACAACCTCGCCCCGCAGGTCTCGCAGACCGTCGAGGGCCCGATCGAGCAGTTCGTACCGGATCTATGA
- a CDS encoding TadE/TadG family type IV pilus assembly protein, whose amino-acid sequence MAIEVVILAPILIAVMMLIVGLGRYVDRSGDVEAMARDAVRAASLERDAGSARNAAQAIVDSTTPGGVTCQPVRLGGNFAPGEIISVEVSCEVSFSGLGFAGFPGTATMTGESSAPIDTLRRTT is encoded by the coding sequence ATGGCCATCGAGGTCGTGATCCTGGCGCCCATCCTCATCGCCGTCATGATGCTGATCGTCGGTTTGGGCCGCTACGTCGACCGCTCCGGCGACGTCGAGGCGATGGCCCGGGACGCGGTCCGCGCGGCGTCGCTGGAGCGCGATGCCGGGTCGGCCCGCAACGCCGCCCAGGCCATCGTCGACAGCACCACCCCTGGTGGCGTCACGTGCCAGCCGGTCCGTCTCGGCGGGAACTTCGCACCCGGCGAGATCATCAGCGTCGAGGTCTCCTGCGAGGTGTCGTTCAGCGGCCTCGGCTTCGCCGGCTTCCCCGGCACCGCGACGATGACCGGCGAGAGCTCGGCGCCGATCGACACGCTGCGGAGGACGACGTGA
- a CDS encoding TadE/TadG family type IV pilus assembly protein: MSRPRLARRPADERGAISAMIVTLIVMLFMLAGLVVDGGFAINARQRIFDDAEQAARVGANQIDLDTLYSTGEVVLLTDRAAAEARAYMTARGYDAGQVDVRVGPGQVYVHAEDTVGTSLLQLIFIEDFDIAGEATARPAVGITGEAP, translated from the coding sequence GTGAGCCGGCCCCGCCTCGCGCGGCGTCCCGCGGACGAACGTGGCGCCATCAGCGCCATGATCGTCACGCTGATCGTGATGTTGTTCATGCTGGCCGGCCTCGTGGTCGACGGCGGCTTCGCCATCAACGCCCGGCAACGCATCTTCGACGACGCCGAGCAGGCAGCCCGGGTCGGCGCCAACCAGATCGACCTGGACACCCTCTACTCGACGGGCGAGGTAGTGCTGCTCACCGACCGGGCGGCCGCGGAGGCGCGGGCGTACATGACCGCGCGCGGCTACGACGCCGGCCAGGTCGACGTCCGGGTCGGTCCGGGTCAGGTCTACGTGCATGCGGAGGACACCGTCGGGACGTCGCTACTCCAACTGATCTTCATCGAGGACTTCGACATCGCGGGCGAGGCGACGGCACGTCCTGCGGTCGGCATCACGGGGGAGGCACCATGA
- a CDS encoding BTAD domain-containing putative transcriptional regulator: MSTNTGGQRGRRAAQRGERTGRPVSPVEAVAAASATREVGPQRFQRRGVPEPQRSLPQALAAGFALALLVVGVPVLLLVLGGPPPVPTSWPTRDDLTATIGVEQLVGVLLWVVWLAWLQFTVCVLIELRSAVRGVGLPGRVPLSGPTQRFARALVASVLVATAAVGQAAAASPAAAPEAPPTPSVSVSDSYDGQAEATVQHEDAAPVPAAAAEQAEVEYRLGDLVLDPEEGAELLGQKVYVVQPPDGRYHDNLWDIAERTLGDGRRYQEIFELNRGREQPDGHELSLARLIYPNWLLIVPADAAGVDVVTAHTPAPPETPPVPQPPTAPEQDGSGHGEAGGELGAGLFADYTATAEAEQVSTNPHAGLLDAGLLGAGVLAALEILRRRRRTPEPGDDEVEAEVALRIGADPDRARWLDYALRTLAAGCQQEGRPLPPVYAAVVDSTSVELLLAPARADAPMPWTVLDEGRRWTLARADVKIDTELRGRVLAPYPGLVSLGRSGEADVLVDLEAAGGPICVDGDPEVTFEVVTALAVELATNQWSDHLRVTADGLPDALSAFDPGRLRLVDGVEPLLPELAARRSDRLGADVLTGRVRPGGAGSWMPEYLVLGTPPTGELAEQLMTLTNAAGRSPLGVICAGDVPGARWRISVDSAGTLELPALGLSVRANRLTWRSIEALVGLVDPERSNDPDPAGPGFNEAWLPEVRPEVPQVRTLVTEAELATAPVRVYILGPVVVQAREEIEVERRALATEIVTYLALHRDGVHPTVLASAVWPRGVTAAVRESTFARVREWLGVDRTGSPYLLTTEDGRLKLSDAVVLDWDVVCALLSQARQVRRPSEESDLLRRALRVARGPVLSDRPQGRYAWIARARVERVASDLLVDAAHRLSVITRDGGDPATAAAAARAGLRVRPAEQLLWRDLIQAQHAVDGRDGVIAVEGEMSETLLGIGGIDLAPETQALLEELVPSSGGRHRDLA, translated from the coding sequence ATGAGCACGAACACGGGCGGGCAGCGTGGCCGCCGGGCGGCGCAGCGCGGTGAACGCACTGGACGGCCGGTGTCGCCGGTCGAGGCGGTGGCGGCTGCCAGCGCGACCCGGGAGGTCGGTCCGCAACGCTTCCAGCGGCGCGGCGTCCCGGAGCCGCAGCGCAGTCTGCCTCAGGCGCTGGCGGCCGGCTTCGCGCTGGCGTTGCTGGTCGTCGGGGTGCCGGTGCTGCTGCTGGTGCTGGGCGGCCCGCCGCCCGTGCCCACGTCGTGGCCGACCCGGGACGACCTCACCGCCACCATCGGCGTCGAGCAGCTGGTCGGCGTGCTGCTGTGGGTGGTCTGGCTGGCATGGCTGCAGTTCACCGTCTGTGTGCTGATCGAGCTGCGCAGTGCCGTGCGCGGCGTCGGGCTGCCCGGCCGGGTGCCGCTGTCCGGACCGACCCAGCGGTTCGCGCGGGCGCTGGTCGCGTCGGTCCTGGTCGCCACGGCCGCCGTCGGGCAGGCCGCCGCGGCGTCGCCGGCCGCTGCGCCGGAGGCCCCGCCGACCCCCAGCGTCTCGGTGTCGGACAGCTACGACGGCCAGGCCGAGGCCACCGTGCAGCACGAGGATGCCGCGCCGGTGCCGGCCGCCGCAGCCGAACAGGCCGAGGTCGAGTACCGCCTCGGTGATCTGGTCCTCGACCCGGAAGAGGGCGCGGAGCTGTTGGGGCAGAAGGTGTACGTGGTCCAGCCGCCCGACGGCCGCTACCACGACAACCTCTGGGACATCGCCGAACGCACCCTCGGCGACGGGCGCCGCTATCAGGAGATCTTCGAGCTCAACCGGGGCCGCGAGCAGCCGGACGGTCACGAGTTGTCGCTGGCCCGGCTCATCTACCCGAACTGGCTGCTGATCGTCCCTGCCGATGCTGCCGGCGTCGATGTCGTCACTGCACACACCCCGGCACCGCCGGAGACGCCGCCGGTACCGCAGCCACCGACGGCGCCGGAGCAGGACGGCAGTGGCCACGGCGAGGCCGGCGGCGAGCTCGGGGCCGGGCTGTTCGCCGACTACACCGCCACCGCGGAGGCCGAGCAGGTCAGCACGAACCCGCACGCCGGTCTCCTCGACGCCGGCCTGCTGGGCGCGGGGGTGCTGGCGGCTCTGGAGATCCTGCGGCGGCGCCGGCGGACCCCGGAGCCGGGCGACGACGAGGTCGAGGCCGAGGTCGCGTTGCGCATCGGAGCCGACCCGGACCGAGCCCGCTGGCTGGACTACGCGCTGCGCACGCTCGCCGCGGGCTGCCAGCAGGAGGGCCGCCCCCTGCCCCCGGTCTACGCGGCCGTGGTGGACAGTACATCGGTGGAGTTGCTGCTGGCGCCGGCGCGGGCGGACGCGCCGATGCCGTGGACGGTGCTCGACGAAGGCCGCCGCTGGACGCTGGCGCGAGCCGATGTGAAGATCGACACCGAGTTGCGCGGCCGGGTGCTGGCTCCGTACCCGGGGCTGGTGTCGCTGGGCCGAAGCGGCGAGGCCGACGTGCTCGTCGACCTCGAGGCCGCCGGCGGGCCGATCTGCGTCGACGGCGATCCGGAGGTGACGTTCGAGGTCGTCACCGCGCTGGCGGTGGAACTGGCGACCAACCAGTGGTCCGACCATCTGCGGGTCACAGCGGACGGCCTGCCGGACGCCCTCAGCGCCTTCGACCCGGGCCGGCTGCGGCTGGTCGACGGTGTCGAACCGCTGCTGCCGGAGCTGGCCGCGCGCCGGTCCGACCGCCTTGGCGCCGACGTACTGACCGGCCGGGTCCGGCCGGGTGGAGCGGGCAGCTGGATGCCGGAGTACCTGGTGCTCGGCACGCCGCCCACCGGCGAGCTCGCCGAGCAGCTGATGACGTTGACCAACGCGGCCGGGCGGTCCCCGCTGGGCGTCATCTGCGCCGGCGACGTCCCGGGCGCGCGGTGGCGCATCTCCGTCGACAGCGCCGGGACGCTCGAGCTGCCGGCATTGGGCCTGTCGGTGCGCGCCAACCGCCTGACGTGGCGCAGCATCGAGGCCCTGGTCGGTCTGGTCGACCCGGAGCGCAGCAACGACCCCGATCCGGCCGGACCCGGCTTCAACGAGGCCTGGCTGCCGGAGGTCCGCCCGGAGGTGCCGCAGGTACGCACCCTGGTCACCGAGGCAGAGCTCGCCACCGCACCGGTGCGGGTCTACATCCTCGGCCCGGTGGTGGTGCAGGCCCGCGAGGAGATCGAGGTGGAGCGGCGGGCGCTGGCGACCGAGATCGTCACGTACCTGGCATTGCACCGCGACGGCGTCCACCCGACGGTGTTGGCGTCGGCGGTGTGGCCGCGCGGCGTCACCGCGGCGGTACGGGAGTCCACGTTCGCCCGGGTCCGCGAGTGGCTGGGCGTCGACCGGACCGGCTCGCCGTACCTGCTGACCACCGAGGACGGCCGGCTCAAGCTGAGCGACGCGGTCGTCCTCGACTGGGACGTGGTGTGCGCGCTGCTGAGCCAGGCCCGGCAGGTGCGCCGGCCGTCGGAGGAGTCCGACCTGTTGCGCCGGGCGCTGCGGGTGGCCCGCGGCCCGGTGCTCAGTGACCGTCCGCAGGGCCGGTATGCGTGGATCGCGCGGGCCCGGGTGGAACGTGTGGCGTCGGACCTGCTGGTCGACGCCGCGCATCGATTGTCCGTCATCACCCGCGACGGTGGCGACCCGGCCACGGCCGCAGCCGCGGCCCGGGCCGGGCTGCGGGTCAGGCCCGCGGAGCAACTGCTCTGGCGCGACCTGATCCAGGCCCAGCATGCCGTCGACGGGCGGGACGGAGTCATTGCGGTGGAGGGCGAGATGAGCGAGACCCTCCTGGGCATCGGCGGCATCGACCTCGCGCCTGAGACTCAGGCGCTGCTCGAGGAGCTGGTGCCCAGCTCGGGAGGGAGACATCGCGATCTCGCTTAG